From Theropithecus gelada isolate Dixy chromosome 5, Tgel_1.0, whole genome shotgun sequence:
TTCTTTTTGATCACAAGGTGGCAGGCTAGGTCAATTTCCATCGTCCCTTATAAGGCAGCTACGTGAGGCTGAAATTTTTTGCCCAATTTCAGAaacagatatcttttttttttttttttttttttaactgaggttAGTGCAGCTTGATGGCTAAAACATGGCTTTGGATAAGACATGGGCCTCACTCTTGACTACTGACTGTCCTTGTGGATCTCTGGCCTTTTGTGTTTGGACTAATTCGTCCACGTCTGCATCAAATAGCAATGCATCGTGGATTCCAACACACTTCTAGTTTCTGTTAACTGGgtgaaaaaaaatatgaacattgtCAGTGTTTTGAAGAAATATCCATGAACACTGAAGCTTGGAGAGAGGAAACAAAATCGGACCGGAGAATTGAAATAGGCAGTTTCTCCACTAGATAGCAGACTTTGACAGATGACTTTTGGAAGGGTCCATCTGTATTTACCGAAAGAAAGCATCCATTTTTCTCCATcagttcatatttttcttttaccatgCCAAGTGTTTTTATGTGATCAGACCATTTACATGTAAAACTCTGATATAAACCTGAAATATAAGTAGCAGGTTGATTTCAATTTATTAATCTGCAATTTAAATTCtgatagagtttttttttttttacttcattaattgcctccagttttttttttcccccaaattgtcttttactttttaaaaagcaaattactaGGAATAGTTTACTCCGGAATTCTGATGGTAACATTGGGTGATATGTTAAGTCTTTCCCTTGATTCTGATCTGTTGGTTCCAGAAGATAGGGAACAAATGAGGGGCCGGGGGGAGATATTCCTTGTTTTTAGGTTCTACTTTGCATTCTTTCAAgtttcaagtgtgtgtgtgtgtgtgtgcactcacgaaaacacacatatactcacacataTTCATATTACGTGGATGAATATACACACAATCtatgtacacatgtgtatacatacatgtctatatatacatacagtcatatatgtatgtgtatattatgTACATTTATCTTTGCAATAAATGTCATGTTAGTGATTGTTTAAGAGTAAACACTCTGAAACCAGACTCCTTGGGTATAAATCCTAGCAAATACTTACAGATCtgtgtctttttcttcatttatagaaTGGGGGTAATAATGGTAACCATATTATAGAGTATTTGTATGGATGAAAGGACTTCACAGAGCATGGCTCATGGTATCTATGCAAATCgtgttagccattattatttgtgtatgttgagagTCTGATTTATTCAATAGCTTATATGGCCACTTTCATTTAGTAAATGAAGCACCCTCTATCTACCCAATGTGGGAGTTTAGATTTTTTGAAGGTGCCATAATATATTGACATTGACTTGACTTTTGCTACATACATTATTCAACTTAATAATTTGGGTGCTGTACAGAATGTCTCAGTCATGATTTCTGTTGTTTGGGAACTTACATGTTAAAGGGAAAACGTGtgcacttttctttctctattctctacctctttcttttcttctcttgaccTTGCTCATTTGAAGGAATGTAAAAAATGGAGAGGTATATcaattacaaattcaattcaGCTACCAATAACAGCGGCAACAAAATTCCAAACAGTCACTTAAAAAGAGCATTCTTTTTCTCACAGGACAAAGATTCTGGAGGCAGGAAGCTGATGATGGAGCTGGTTCAGTAGCTCCTCTAGGATCATTTTGTCCTTTCCTTCATGGCCACAACATGACTGCTCCTCCAGGCATCAGGTTCATGTCAAGCCAAGAAAAGggcaagaaaggagaaaggatggTATACCAGCTATATAAATTCTTCTTATCAGGAGGCACAAGAGCTTTCCAGAGCTCTTCCCCGTTCCCTAACCGAGGAGACTTACGTCTAGTTTCCAGAACAGTGTCACAAAGCCATTAATAGCTGGAAAAACCTCTACACtgaaagacaagagaaagaaatagcctGGAAATGATTTGGGATCAGCCAGTGAATGATATTTCTCAaactaagtttttgttttggctttgcATTTGTGTTTCTCCTCAAATTCGCCCTCTTGCCCTCCCTCTACCCTATAGTCCTCTTTGTCTGGAAGGAGGTAgaactgagaaaaatgaaaacatggagATTTGTTTCAGGAGCTAATATTTGCTGCAGAATATGTGCAACATGTGCAACAGAGGAAAGAGTGGAAGAAGATATGAAGTAGGATCTCTGTATCAGCACAAATGGAGGtcagaggggaaaggaaaggctGGCTCAAGCAGAGAGGGTGGAGGAGCACAGTTGAGATTTCCCCAGCGGATCAATTTCATAGGCACTCCCTGTGCTGGAGGCAGAGCTAAGCTTGTTGCCTCTGAAATGAAGCACCACAGACAACAGAGTTTCTTATAGATCACTTAATACAAATTATCATCAAGAGATACTGTTTATTTTCATGTCTACAGAGCAAACAACATAGAAGGCATTTGTGACATTCAcaagctatttttaaatgacacCTACTCAAATGTTACCTATTTCATAAAtctgtaatgatttttttttcttaaaaacattataGCTTTAATAGAATTTTATACTGTGACTGTTAAGATAGCAAAAATTCCCCCAAGGAGACCGGGATTCTTGGCTCACTCATTTCTTCACTCTGTCCTCTCTTCACCTGGTCAGCTGTCAGGTGGTTCTCCTGTACGTCAACTCACAGGTGATGAGGTCTTCAGACCGTCACCCTGCTAGAACTCCTGGTGGACTAGTCACCATCGCTCTCACTTGAACTGCCACTGTCAGATGACTCACTACTGTCGTCCCTTCTACGGGAACTAAACCTCCTGTTGGAATACGGTTGTCTACCCCAGGAGCCTTTCCCATGCGGCACACCCTTATTCCGTGTAGGATTATTTTGTCTATGGGGTACATAATGATATTTTCTGCTGTGTGTTATATTCTCATTACTGGGGCCATTAAGGGAATCCATTTCGGTTTTGATTTCATTATCAAGACCACGAGAAGGAATGGGCAGGCCCTGACTTTTGCCCTTACTAGGAAACCTTTGTTTTTCATGTAAGGTTGCTTGGTTCCTATTAGAGTCATCTACACCCTTTCTGGCACTGCCTTTGCCGTTTTTAGGAATTTCATTATAATTGGTACTTTCAGTTGCATCACtactgccttcttttcttttctcttttgagggTGCAGGAGGGTAATGAAACTCAACCTTCCCTTGGTGAGCATTTTGGCCGCCAACATCcactctgtttccttctcttccagGGAGTTCCTTAAAATTGGTACTACCCATGATATCGTTGTTGCCCTCTACAAGACTGACATCAACAGCATCTGCCTCTTTCGCAGTTTCATCCCCAGTTCCAATGGTATTTCcgccattttcttctctttctgggatCTCATTATAACCTGGCTCTTTTGTGTCAAGATTAGTACTCTCAGTTTCACTTGGGCCTGCAAACCCTGTTTGAATATCTTTGCCTTCTAGGTGAGGACCAGTAGCTTCTCCTTTACCAGGAATGTCTTTAAAAGGTTGGCCGTCCCCACTGAAAGGAGACATATCATTGTCCCCTCTCTCTTGAAGATCTGTGTAACCGCTGCCTTCAAAATCACTGGggatttttttgacttttgagaGATGTTTTGGGTAGTCAATGTTGTGTTGAGTACGATGGgtgcttttgctttttattggAACTTTCTGGACTTGGGAATCTCTTTGAGGCTTCTTTTTATCCTTCGAGTGTGCTTTAGCATAGTTCATACTTGCTGGAATTTTGTTTAGAACATTCTTAggtttgttctgtttgttttcttccccCAGGAGTTTAATTGCAGTTACTGGCCCCATTATATGTTGCATGTTATTTCTGATGAGAGCTGCGCCATATTCTTCTTGGTCATGTAGTTTGCTGATAGCATCATCTCCATTCGCAAACTGTTTATTCCCAGTTGACTTAGGATAAATTGACATCCTCAGGCCATTGTGAATATTCTCTTTGTTACTGATACTATATTCTTTATTCAGTCTCTGTctatttgtgaaataattttgagATTTACTACTTCCGTTATTCTCACTGGCTTCAGAAAGGgacaaatctttctttctttcctgtacaatattttctttagatGATAGCTCTTGATTTCTTCTCTTGCCCAAATGGTGAAGACCaatattgtctttgtttttctcttcctgctaaaatacaattttcaatACGAAGTGattatttcatgtaaaattttaaaaatataataattcttaGGCAATATAAAAACCATCCACcagatatttaataaaaaggATCTATTAACTCAACAGAGGTTTACTGGTAGAGGTCATTCTAGAATGGTCAAATCAGGTTTcatggagaaagaagaatgaactAGGCTTGAAAAACGGGTAATATTCAAATATGCAGAAGGGAAATTGTgagaatattttaagaataagtGGCATATTCAATTGTTTGGAAGCAGGACACAATTGAGACATAATATGATTAAGCCTACAGAGTGGGAATAGTGAGTCATTGCAAGCAAAATggatttcatatattaaaattagttctctctctctctcttttctttccttcaatcTGATCATCAGAGGTATTCATCTGCCTAAAAGaaagagtattttctttttctttcctttctttcttgcttctttttaaacagaaaatctgCAAATAGAAGAATCTTctgacatttaaaagaaaagtccCTGGGAGAATAATGggatgaaaaagagaaagcagagcagGAGAATAAagtatttatatctatatttcaattcattcttttttttggtgggggaaggggcaggatCTGTGAAGATGCTGCTCCATATCCTGGGTTTTATCACCCTTGGGTGCAGTCAACTTTCAGTAAGCTTGGCAGAACAATGCGGTCAGGAAGAAAGAGCTGAGATTGACTGTACCCTATGCCACTCGCTATTTCTCTGCAGCATAGGCTAAATATAGAAGTGTCTGAGCATCTGGTCTGCAGATTTCCAGAGAGTGTTGCCATAGAGGAAGTGAAATGGGTCTAAAAGGAGCAGCGTAGATGGAGTACATACTAGGGACAAATGTGAGTCATACTCAAACAGAGAGAAGTCTAAATTGCCCATGGGAGCTGAGACCGAGTCACCACTGGGCCCCAGTCAAGGCTATACTGATTGAATCCTAAGCTATGGTAGCCAACCACTTCATTTTAGAATGAAGCAGGGCAAGACACATTCAAGTGGTTAGGCAACATTATCCCATGCATATCTGAAGGTTCCAAGTCTTCCTCTTCACTATGGTGTAAGCCATGTTGTCCATTTGGTGCACGGTATGTAGTGGATGGTGTAAGCCACACACCTGGATGCCATCttagagggagaaggagggggagtgAGGATCTGAGCATTTTTAACTAAAGAGactgatttatttaaataaactattttaattattagatAACCTTAAGTTTAAACAGACTGAATTTAATTTCTGCACATTCCCTTGCTCCTCCATGAGGAGCTCTTGAGCAACAGAACGATTATAGACAGACtaaatgtcattttttcttttcacctcCAAATTGTAGGATGAGCTGGAATATATAACATCCCTATATGGGCCTTTGAACTGATGAGTAATATGAAATCAACATAAGAGATATTTATTGAGAGAGTGGAACATggaaaaaattaggctgggtgctgCATGTTCTAAGCAATATCTGGTGATATTCATTGGCAAAGGCAGTGATCCTGAGGGGTATGGAGGGTGGGGGCAGGTCTGTGAGGCAGAGACATCGTAACCAATTAGGTCTGCACAGACAAACAGAGTGCCGGAGACTTGTAGAAGATGGAATGCCAGGGTGAagagtttggttttattttgtagagTGTGAAGAGCTAGTGAAAGTTCATAGGAgattaacaaaatacaaattaaggATTTAGGAGGAACAGTGGTACGAAAGAACATGTAGGAAGCTTTTGCAGTATCCAGTAATGAGATGTAATCACTTGGATTAGGATTATACCAAAGAAaaacattacaaagaaaaaaaacccttcttTTGGTGCCCAAGCAGAAAAAGCCTTAATAACTAAAACGGACTGGAATGTTAACATGTAAAAATGAAGACAGGGTGAAAAAGACAAGGACTTTAATGTTAGACATATTGATGTTAAGGGAATATAGAACCTGAGCTCAAAAAGCAATATACAGTTAGAGATAGAGAATTGGGTATCACAGGTTCTTGGGGGGTCCCAGTACGAGTCCTTCCCAGTTTTCATAGCCTATGGTCAACTCTTCTTTCCTTGAACATCTTACAGGCTAATTGTTTATTCCTTTAAGATTCTATTGTTTCACTTATATATAGTtgtaattttttcaataaatttttaacttGAAACTAGTATCCATTTTTCCTGATGCAACACCTAATAaggttatttcttctttcctatgaAACCCTCCCAACATTTGAAAAAGTTTAGTTTTCCTTCGAACTCACTGGTGGCTTTCTCTTCTCCAGGTTGACACTACAGTTCTCTTGTGTTAGGTGATTACATTCAGACCCATCACCTGATGATGAATTCCCTTTTGTTTGTGCAGTCCCAAATCAGACCTTGACTCTGATGGCACCTGATCAGCCCCAAGCATGGGAATTCATCCGCTTCCTTGCCTTGACCACAGCCCTATTTTTACTAATAACAGTTTAATTTTGTGCTGTCTTTTTTGACCACCACTTCAATTTGTTGGCTCTTGTCAAGCATGTGGACATCTTAGATGTGTTCATTAAAGATGTCAGAATACACGAGAGCTCCCTGATGGAGAGAAAAAGAGCATGCAGCCAGAAGCTCACAGTATTTGGTCAAGTGCGTAGGGAGGGTAgcaaagaagatagaaaaacCAAATGCAggctggggtggtggctcacgcctgtaatctcagcactttgggaggctgaggtgggtggatcatgaggtcaggagatcgagaccatcctggccaacatggtgaaaccccgtctctactaaaaaaaatacaaaaaattagccaagcacgcgggtgccagtagtcccaggtacacaggaggctgaggcaggagaatggtgtgaacccgggaggcggagcttgcagtgagctgagatcgcgcagGATCATAGGGAATGTGTTGAGTGAAATAGCAGGCAGGAATTGCCAAATTGTCTTTCTTAATCCCTCAGTCTAGTGCTCACGAAAGTAGCTGTGCTATGGAAAGAGCACATGCATTAGAATGAGTTGCCTCACTGCCATTTAtgggctgtgtgatcttgggagcatcatttcacttctctgagccttagcttTTTTtagctgtaaaataaaaatgatatctaCCTTTCAATATTTTGGGaagaattaaatgatttttattaaataatgcatgtaaagcataCAGAACTGGGCATAGCCCTTTAATGAATGATAGTTTCTTTCCTAGATAATATTAATGATAGTCATGTGATTACTGGATGCACAGAGGTTCTCCCAGTCTCTGGACTTCTCTAATATTGGTTTTAGAGGCAGATGAAGATGGACAAACTCTGGACCCCCTGCTCCTGTATTGGCCAATTGTCACCCTCAGGCTGTGTGTTCTGCAAGCTTGTAGCCGTTGATGGGATGttatctgaaatatattttgattggACTCTCCCTCTCTTTTTGCTCCCAAACAGAGGTACTGTTCTGCTTGGAGGACTGTCTGCTTTTATACATGTATCTTATTAACCGCTGGAAGTAGTGCGGAAATTGTTGAATCAGCTCACATttgaatctcaaaataaaaatgacttttagaaGTGCCCTATACTTTTAAGAAGCTGGCTAATATGTGGTCTGCAAAAGTGCCAATgtgtaatatttgtaaaatataatttgaaattactTATTTGTAAAAGTTATGGCATTattgttcattaattttttaaatattggtgGGTATATTCTGAAATAAGATTTTgccatgagaaaaaaatagaaataaactttgTAATATATCACtaaacaaaaagtattttaaatatttgacttgAGTAATTGAGTCTCAGAAAGTTTTACTTGGacatttatgttttcctttgCAATCAAGTTCATTGTTGTTTACTCATTACTAATATAACCTTTTGAGTTAAACACTAAATCTAAAATCAGTAGGTTATAGTAATCTCTTCAtaattttttctccctcttgtcTGAAGTGGgaagttatgttttatttttggtgcttttctgcttttaagaaaaGTAACATATACACTAATGAATTGTGTGCATTTTATTAGAAGACTGAATAGTCTTCTATATTAGAAGAccaaatgaaaacatgaaacaaCTTTTAACCTGTGGTCTATGATGGCTATTTTTGCattgaagaaaatatcaaaaatagaaagaaacttttcttACATTTGCTTGTGTTAAATGATTTCTGACTGTTCGGTGGTCCGTGTACCAGTTGGCTGACTGCTTCTCTATGCTCTGTTTTTCGGTCTCCATGCTTTGATTCCTATGAGTTTTTCACGGAGAATGGCCTCACCCACTCACTTCTGTTTGCTCAAATCCTACTCATCCTCCATGGCCCAGTGCAATTGTTTCCATTATGAACACCACAGGCTAGGAACTAATTTTTTTCCACTCCAAGCCCCTAAAGCatgatcttttttctcttctggatACTACTCACATAGCACCTCCCACATTCTGTGGTGTTTCACAATAATTTCTGTAAgcgccttttgtttcttttctaactCTAAGATCCTGGAGAGAAAGAATTTGTTTCTCAGTCGTTTTATCTCACATAGTATCTTACACACAAGTTAAGAACTCCACATGTATTTGTCAAATGGATATGTTTTAAGTTATTTACAGTTAGATGTAGTCTTAGAGATGTCATCTAAAGGATATTGatggcagaagaaaataacattctGAAGGGAAACAAACTATTGCTTCCATGGGGAATAAAACCAGATTTGGAAAAAGTCAATAACCCTTTTTCTGATGGTATTTCAAGCTATTTCCAGCCCTTTGGCCAATGAATCTACAAGAAGGGACTGAGTGAAAAGAATTATTGTCATTGCAGTGACAAGGGCCTCATTCTTTTACTTCTGAGCAACCCAACACAGATGGAGTTACCCATGGAATGAATTTAAGAGACAGTAAAATGTGTCACTCATTAGGCCAAAATGGTTTCTCCTCTTAGCCATTCCCTGCTGAGATCCCCACCGTCAGAGCGCATGGTAGAATATGTCAAGGAAACTTCCTTATAAAACACCAAACGTTACTTAGAAGCAATAACACAGCAGCCCATGGGCACCTGGGGTTCATGAGTATCACACCTGCAGCTGCAGGTCCTGAAGCAGAGCGAGATGTGGGCCAAGGCATGGGTTGGGGATCAGGAAGATTCTGGGACCCAGAGTTTTGTAGTAGAGAGGCTTGAGGAGCCCGGGGAGTGAGGGAAGGGACAAAAAGTGTCAGCCTTAAGACAGAAACCCCAGAGCAAGCAAAAGTAAACTTCACCTCCCCTACATTTTCCTCTAGGGCTAGTCCAGAGTTTAGTCATGCTAAGAATGGTCATTCAGAGATTCAGCTTACCTTTACATCAGTTTGATTTTTCTTCCCAGGTGACATGTAAACACACTTAAAAACATAATGTCCATGTTTCTCATGGTGACCCTTGTATGTTATCTACAAAAACACAACATTATATTAAGGCACATTTATCTCTTACAAAGAAATTTTTGAGCTCTCTTTTTAATCCTATGAGAAACTTTAAAACTTGGGTGAAGCTGAATTCTGCCTCTGACAAATGGTAGTACTTCTTATAACCACAGGAGGGTGTGTGTCAGCCAGCTCCCAAAGACAGCAActtgttccttctctcttttctacatAACTCTAAATCCGTTTTCCCGAAGGGCCTGTCAACTGTTTTCTGTCCTAGGgtggatggcttttattaccaAATTTCTATGGAATTGGAGCATGTGGAAATATTTtcaggtgggagggggtgagaggACCGGGAGAAAGGCAGGATTTACAATATTCATGTCTGATGTCTAATTGGCAAAACACACAGCATGAACGTTCAGGCTCTTAAGCTGGCAATGTTGGCCTTTGTAATTTTCAGCTGAGATAAAGTACAGAAGATTGTTAGTTCTTAGAACATAATTTTCTGTGATAGGCAGAAGTAAGCTGCAATTTGGTGGCATGCAAAGCAGGGAGGATTCGTTTAACTGTTTGCATATGGAAAGCTAACTCCATGGACATAGAATTCCCCATTAAGACCTGAGAGCTACCTTCCCCTTTACTCTCTTATTTATCATTCTGAGAGCCAAGTGTTTGTCAGGTGCATGTGTGGGAAAATATTGTTTGCTAGTAGCAGTGTTCCCAAATTCTTACTCTCTTAGCCCCGAGAAGGTTGCCTGGCAAAGCATTGTTTCATTTGAAGGAAGAAATCATATTGGagagaaataaatctctattcacaatgttttcctcttttctgtcaCACATGGTGTGTGAATTACAATACCTGATTGACTAGAAAGTGCCAATATTATGTTGTATAATTTTGCACTTCCATTCAAAGTGCCCAAGACTATTTTGacagttacacttttctctcACTGACTTTTTCTTTACAGAGCCGAAATAGAGTTATTTGAGATGAATTCTGTTTACCCTCTGCTCTTCCACACAGCTTTGCTTAGTTTTCTCTGTCTGTGGTTGAAATGTCtgaaaggaaacaagaaacaaaacttcACCCACTAGAACATTCTATTTCATTAACTTCATTAAACAAacgtttcatttatttttctctcactggGTTGTATTATTCAATGTGGAAAATCATTCTAACCAAAAGAAGATTGACACATTCATTGCGTTAATATTTGTTTCAGTATTACGAAAGACAGTGCCAACTTTCTGCCCCCAGAGGGAGACAATGCCTTCTCCACTACAGAACTGGATTCAAGCTCAGACAACCGCTAAGTGGGTGTgctgggggagaagggagggatggCACCCCAGATGA
This genomic window contains:
- the MEPE gene encoding matrix extracellular phosphoglycoprotein isoform X2, whose protein sequence is MRVFCVGLLFLSVTWAAPTFQPQTEKTKQSCVEEQRQEEKNKDNIGLHHLGKRRNQELSSKENIVQERKKDLSLSEASENNGSSKSQNYFTNRQRLNKEYSISNKENIHNGLRMSIYPKSTGNKQFANGDDAISKLHDQEEYGAALIRNNMQHIMGPVTAIKLLGEENKQNKPKNVLNKIPASMNYAKAHSKDKKKPQRDSQVQKVPIKSKSTHRTQHNIDYPKHLSKVKKIPSDFEGSGYTDLQERGDNDMSPFSGDGQPFKDIPGKGEATGPHLEGKDIQTGFAGPSETESTNLDTKEPGYNEIPEREENGGNTIGTGDETAKEADAVDVSLVEGNNDIMGSTNFKELPGREGNRVDVGGQNAHQGKVEFHYPPAPSKEKRKEGSSDATESTNYNEIPKNGKGSARKGVDDSNRNQATLHEKQRFPSKGKSQGLPIPSRGLDNEIKTEMDSLNGPSNENITHSRKYHYVPHRQNNPTRNKGVPHGKGSWGRQPYSNRRFSSRRRDDSSESSDSGSSSESDGD
- the MEPE gene encoding matrix extracellular phosphoglycoprotein isoform X1, with protein sequence MRVFCVGLLFLSVTWAAPTFQPQTEKTKQSCVEEQRITYKGHHEKHGHYVFKCVYMSPGKKNQTDVKQEEKNKDNIGLHHLGKRRNQELSSKENIVQERKKDLSLSEASENNGSSKSQNYFTNRQRLNKEYSISNKENIHNGLRMSIYPKSTGNKQFANGDDAISKLHDQEEYGAALIRNNMQHIMGPVTAIKLLGEENKQNKPKNVLNKIPASMNYAKAHSKDKKKPQRDSQVQKVPIKSKSTHRTQHNIDYPKHLSKVKKIPSDFEGSGYTDLQERGDNDMSPFSGDGQPFKDIPGKGEATGPHLEGKDIQTGFAGPSETESTNLDTKEPGYNEIPEREENGGNTIGTGDETAKEADAVDVSLVEGNNDIMGSTNFKELPGREGNRVDVGGQNAHQGKVEFHYPPAPSKEKRKEGSSDATESTNYNEIPKNGKGSARKGVDDSNRNQATLHEKQRFPSKGKSQGLPIPSRGLDNEIKTEMDSLNGPSNENITHSRKYHYVPHRQNNPTRNKGVPHGKGSWGRQPYSNRRFSSRRRDDSSESSDSGSSSESDGD